A genomic stretch from Rhodopirellula bahusiensis includes:
- a CDS encoding transaldolase family protein, which translates to MSASLQSLIDSGTKLYLDSVEPSEIDQNLKWGAVGATSNPAIISGIVKAGGFDDRIDALLSEGHDDEAIAWALTNELVSDAETKFASIHESTAGNAGWVSFELDPILEDPEQNLSASDIASRYIELGKQWAAGHTNRMIKVPATEAGLLALEELAAAGITLNVTLMFTADQYHAAREAIWKGAQRAAESGVRSLDQFKSVYSIFISRIDVYTQKELPNLSADAQGHVGILNAKRIWKENQEFWADKNLKLEQELIFASTGTKSKDDPPWKYVAALAGSDIQTNPPATNEAVDASGKTFTSEVGDMPSQAVQDEVDAALDIKGMHKFLMDEGVDKFVKPQRELLAIISAKREELTKQA; encoded by the coding sequence AATTGACCAGAACCTCAAGTGGGGGGCGGTCGGCGCCACCAGCAACCCCGCCATCATCTCGGGCATCGTGAAGGCCGGCGGTTTTGACGATCGAATCGACGCGTTGTTGAGCGAAGGGCACGACGACGAAGCCATCGCATGGGCTCTCACGAACGAATTGGTTTCCGACGCCGAAACAAAATTCGCGTCGATCCACGAATCAACCGCGGGCAATGCGGGCTGGGTCAGCTTCGAACTCGATCCGATCTTGGAAGATCCTGAGCAAAACCTTTCCGCTTCGGACATCGCCAGCCGCTACATCGAGTTGGGCAAGCAATGGGCCGCCGGTCACACCAACCGAATGATCAAAGTTCCCGCGACGGAAGCTGGCTTGCTTGCGTTGGAAGAATTGGCCGCCGCCGGAATCACATTGAATGTGACGTTGATGTTCACCGCGGATCAGTACCACGCGGCTCGGGAAGCGATTTGGAAGGGTGCCCAGCGTGCAGCCGAGTCCGGTGTGCGTTCACTCGATCAATTCAAATCGGTCTACAGCATTTTCATTTCGCGAATCGACGTCTACACGCAGAAGGAATTGCCTAACCTTTCGGCCGACGCCCAAGGTCATGTTGGCATCCTCAACGCGAAACGAATTTGGAAAGAGAACCAAGAGTTCTGGGCCGACAAGAACCTGAAGCTCGAACAAGAGTTGATCTTCGCCAGCACGGGAACGAAGAGCAAAGACGATCCACCATGGAAGTACGTCGCCGCATTGGCGGGCAGCGACATTCAAACCAACCCGCCCGCGACCAATGAAGCGGTCGACGCCAGCGGCAAGACATTCACCAGCGAAGTCGGCGACATGCCATCGCAAGCGGTTCAAGACGAAGTCGACGCGGCTTTGGACATCAAGGGAATGCACAAGTTCTTGATGGACGAAGGCGTCGACAAATTCGTCAAGCCACAACGTGAGTTGCTGGCGATCATCTCAGCGAAACGCGAAGAACTGACCAAGCAAGCCTAG